The Polaribacter sp. Q13 sequence ATGCAGTAAACTGGGGTTTTCTAGTAGTTTTATTATGCTTATTAGCATATTGGATGAAAGAATCTCTTAAGTTTAAGAGAGAAGGAACAGAAGATAAAGCTTAAAATAATAACTTGGGAAGCAAAAACAAACTAAAACGTTTCAAAGAAAATGAAACGTTTAAAAATGTCATTCAGCCAACTAGAGAAGAAGTTGTAACAGAATTCTCTTATAAAGGTAAATGGCATTCTTTTTTTGGTAACAACAATCCTATTGTTGTAGAGTTAGGGTGTGGTAAAGGAGAATATACCATTGCTTTGGCTAGAAAAAATCCGAATAAAAATTATATTGGTATCGATATTAAAGGCGCTCGCTTTTGGAGAGGCGCAAAAACTGCAATAGAAGAAAATCTAGATAATGTAGCTTTTGTAAGAACTCAAATAGAGTTGGTCGATTTTATTTTTGCAGAAAATGAAGTTTCAGAAATTTGGATTACGTTCCCAGATCCTCAAATAAAATTTCAGCGTACAAAACATAGGATGACTAATGCTAGTTTTATGAAAAAATACCATCATATTCTTAATGAAGATGGTATCATGAATCTAAAAACAGATTCAGAATTTATGCATGGTTATACTTTAGGTTTATTGCATGGAGAAGGCCATGAAATTTTATATGCAAACCATACTGTGTATAAAAATGAAGGCGCACCAAAAGAAGTTACAGAAACTCAAACTTTTTACGAAAAGCAATATTTAGAAGTAGATAAACCTATTACCTACATAAAATTTAGATTAAAGTATTAGGTTACGCATGCTGTCATTCCGAAATGAGTCTTTTCGGCGATTGAGGAATCTCATTGCAGCATAATTGTTAATGTTCGTTTTCAACTCCGTGAATGGCTGTTTTACTCCGTGAAACTCTGTGTAATAACTTTGCACCACAGTCATCAGTGATAATCCGTGAAATCTGTGTCTTTTTTTTGAAGCCTCCGAGTACCTCTTTGTTATCTCTGCGAAACTCCGTGTAATAATGCTACCTTCACAACGTGAAAGAATCCGATAATTTTTTTGATAAAGTTTACAAAGTCGCTCGACTAATTCCGTATGGTAGAGTTACCAGTTATGGCGCAATTGCCACGTATTTAGGAGCAGCAAGATCTGCAAGAATGGTAGGTTGGGCCATGAATAAAGCTCATAATTTAGACGATGTTCCTGCACATAGAGTAGTAAATAGAAAAGGATTACTTACAGGTAAGCATCATTTTGATGGTACAAACCTAATGCAACAATTACTAGAAAATGAAGGAATTATGGTTGTAGAAAATCAAATTCAAGACTTAGAAAAGGTGTTTTGGAATCCTATAGAAGAATTGTCTTAGTTTTTCTAAACCTATCTAAGATTTATCAATAATTACAAAACCATTGGTGCAATTTGTCAAATTCGTGTCTATAATATCCAACTATCAGAACATAAATAATCATAATCTACAAACTTTCTATTCTAATCCGTAAAACGTATATTTGCAAGTAAGATTAAATAAAAATAAAGTGAGTTTTAAGAAACAAGATATATACAAGGCATTAGAAACAATTACAGCTCCCGGAGAAGGTAAAAGTTTAATAGAAAACAACAATGTAACAAATGTAGTTACTTTTGGAAATGATGTTGAAATAGATGTTACCATTAGTAACCCTACTTTACAAGCAAAAAAGAAGATTGAAACGGAGATTGCCAAGGCAATTAAAACCCATGTTGGAGAAGAAATTAATGTAAAAATACATTTAAAAGTAGAAAAGCCTGTAGCAAAAGTAAATCCAAACCAAATTAAAGGAAAAGCAATTCCTAATATTAAAAATATTATTGCAATTGCATCTGGTAAAGGAGGCGTTGGTAAATCTACAATAACATCAAATACAGCAATTTCTTTAGCAAAAATGGGCTTTAACGTTGGGGTTTTAGATGCCGATGTTTACGGGCCATCACAACACATCATGTTCGATGTAGAAAAAGCAAAACCACTTTCTGTACAAGTAGATGGTCGTTCTAAAATGAAACCCGTAGAAAACTACGGAGTAAAATTATTGTCTTTAGGGTTTTTTACAAATCCAGATCAAGCAGTAATTTGGAGAGGGCCAATGGCGTCAAAAGCATTAAATCAATTAATTTTTGATGCAGATTGGGGAGAATTAGATTTTTTATTAATCGATTTACCTCCAGGAACAGGAGATGTACATTTATCAATAGTACAAGCATTACCAATTAACGGAGCAGTTGTGGTAAGTACACCGCAAAACATCGCATTAGCAGATGCTAAAAAAGGTGTAGCAATGTTTCAACAAGAAAATATTAATGTACC is a genomic window containing:
- a CDS encoding MGMT family protein translates to MKESDNFFDKVYKVARLIPYGRVTSYGAIATYLGAARSARMVGWAMNKAHNLDDVPAHRVVNRKGLLTGKHHFDGTNLMQQLLENEGIMVVENQIQDLEKVFWNPIEELS
- a CDS encoding Mrp/NBP35 family ATP-binding protein gives rise to the protein MSFKKQDIYKALETITAPGEGKSLIENNNVTNVVTFGNDVEIDVTISNPTLQAKKKIETEIAKAIKTHVGEEINVKIHLKVEKPVAKVNPNQIKGKAIPNIKNIIAIASGKGGVGKSTITSNTAISLAKMGFNVGVLDADVYGPSQHIMFDVEKAKPLSVQVDGRSKMKPVENYGVKLLSLGFFTNPDQAVIWRGPMASKALNQLIFDADWGELDFLLIDLPPGTGDVHLSIVQALPINGAVVVSTPQNIALADAKKGVAMFQQENINVPVLGIIENMAYFTPEELPDNKYYIFGKDGAKNLATDINTKFLGEIPLVQSIRESGDVGHPVALQNGTVLEKAFNDITKEMVSELLKRNADLPPTEVVRITTMSGCSTK
- the trmB gene encoding tRNA (guanosine(46)-N7)-methyltransferase TrmB; its protein translation is MGSKNKLKRFKENETFKNVIQPTREEVVTEFSYKGKWHSFFGNNNPIVVELGCGKGEYTIALARKNPNKNYIGIDIKGARFWRGAKTAIEENLDNVAFVRTQIELVDFIFAENEVSEIWITFPDPQIKFQRTKHRMTNASFMKKYHHILNEDGIMNLKTDSEFMHGYTLGLLHGEGHEILYANHTVYKNEGAPKEVTETQTFYEKQYLEVDKPITYIKFRLKY